The window TGCCCGACATTCATTTGCTACAATCCTCAAAAAGGAAATGATACCAACGGCCATAATTTCGGAAATGATGGCACACGCAAACGAAAGCGTAACACAAACCTATTTGGATAGCTTTGATAATTCAACTAAAACAGCAGCAGCCGCTAAATTGATATAATTATGAAACCAGAACAATTGAACCCAATAGTAACGAAGCTACATAAACAGATTGTGGAAATACTGCTTAAATTAGACCCCGGTTTGAAAAAGCATGAAACAGAAACACAACCCAGTTTTAACCAATTGAGCATTTTGATAGAACAATCTTTGCCAGTACTTAATAAAGCCGGCGAAAGTGAACAAAAACAGCTACTTGAGTTAACAAAACGGGCAAAGGAGTACTTTAAACTCCAGGACAATAACGATACATTTGCAACCTGTTTTATTTTGATTAATAGTGTAACTGTTAACGGTCGGCAATTTGATTTCCAAACCAGTGAAATACATGAATATTTCAAAAACCGATACCACCAAATGTTTAAGAAATGGCAAGGGATTGAAACTGATAGTTGGTTAAACTTTTTTATGCTGGATCAATGGGTTCCTGGTTTTTCAGTTAATACTTACTTGAAGTTTTTGGCAGTGAGAAAATTTGATGGGAAAATTGAAATTGAAAGGCAGCTTTTCACAAATGAAAATGAAAAACTGATCCTGTTTGATGAAATGGAAAAAGAAATTTCGCACGAGTTCAGAGATATTTCAATTTTAAATCAAAAAACATTTGTTGAGCAATTCAAAAAGGAATGGGATATCAAAGAAATCAATTACTGGATAAAAAGGATTGAAAAAGTATTCAACTATTATGCTTTAGAGGTCAGGAATAAGTATGATAAATTGATGGAATCATTTAACAGTTTGATCAAAATATTAACCAGTGAAATTGAACAACGCAAAAATTCACCCCCAGCCAGCTACATACGTTTGCCGATAAAAGACGAAAAGCAGAGGCAGGAATATATTTCATTTGTGTATTTCGGGCTGAATGGCCGATGCTTTGAAACCACAAAAGAGAACTTTGAAAAGATTTTCACCCCTGACAGATCATTTACAAAAATCAAATGGGAATGTTCGATGAATTTATTTGTCAAGCTTTTTTATGGATTCTATAATTTAGAGGTAGATGGAGTTAATCAATTTTCTTTTCCTGGGATTGCAGACAGGAAAACCCCAAAACTTTGGACCGTATTAGCTGATAAATTTGATATTCAAACAAAGGGAAAAACCCCAATAGCTTCAAGACTTCCAAAACATGAGAATAGTGAAGTAATTCCCAGAGAATTAATAAATTATGTTGATTTCATTATGGATTTAAAAAAGGGTTGGAAAATTAGTTAACCTTTTACAACCCGGAAAAGGGTTGCCCGTGTATTTCCTTTGCCGTGAATTTAAAAACACGACAATGGAAAATATTGAAATTATTAGCAAGCTAAATTCAATTGAAAGCCGCCAGGCGAAAATTGAAACCCTGCTTTTATCCCAAAAGCCGGTACTTACATTTGAGGAATTAGCCGAATACACCGGCTTTTCAAAATCATTCCTCTATAAATTGAGCATGGAAAGCCGTATCCCTGGAGCTTACAAACCCACCGGGAAACAATGGTTCTTTGAACGCAAAGCAATTGATCAATGGCTTTTGAGTAACAAAGAAACAATGTAAGCCATGAACCAGGCAATTACACCCGAATTAATTTCAGGCCACATGGAAAGCATATTGCAGGAATTTGATAACAGTTTTCCGGTTGCCGCTTTTCCGGATCAAATTCAATGGATTATCAAAGCCACGAATGAAAGCCTGAAATTTCCAATTGATTTTGTCGGTTGTTCCATGCTTTTTGCTTCTGCCATTGCCATAGGGAATACTCACAGGGTTAAGGTTATGAACAACTGGACAGAGGGCGCAACCCTCTACATTGCTTTAGTTGGACGTTCCGGAACAAATAAAACACACCCTTTGAAATTTGGGATTGAACCAATTTTGAAAAAGGATAGCGAAACCCACAAAGAATACTGTAAAGCTAAAGCAGAATACCAGGGTATTCTTAACCGTGCCAAAGTTGATGGAGTTGAAGAACTACCAGCAAAACCATTTTGGAAAAGGATAATTATTTCCGATTTTACACCAGAAGCATTGAGCGAAATTCATAGGTTCAATTTAAGAGGCCTTGGCGTTTATGCTGATGAGCTCAACCAATGGGTAAAAAACTTCAACCGATACAGTACAGGCAGTGCAACCGAATTTTGGTTAAGCAACTTTTCAGGAACACCCATAACAATAGATCGAAAAAACCAGGATCCTATTTTAATAACGAAACCCTCAATTTCTGTTTGCGGATCCATTCAGCCCGGAATACTCCAGGAGCTGCAAAGAGATAACCGGGCCCAGAACGGTTTTATTGATCGAATTTTGTTTGCCCTTCCTGAAACATTGCAAAAACACTACTGGAGCGAAAACGAACTATCAGACAGCTTAACAGCTTATTGGAACCAGGTTGTTAACAAATTGCTCAATATGCCATTAAGAACGGATAAAAGCGGGGATATTCTGCCAACAACCTTGGAGTTTTCAGAAACCGCTAAAGATGTTCTGAAAGCATGGCAAAAGCGGAATACTGATATTATTAACGATACTTATAGCGATACTTTAGCCGGCATTTATTCAAAGTTGGAAATTTATTGTATCCGCTTTGCTTTGATCTTTGAACTACTTCAACAGGCCACCGGTGTAAATGAAAAAGAGAATTATGCTGAATTGGATATTCAGGTTCTTTTTCGCAAAGCTTCATTTAAATGCCACCCGGACACCTCAAATTTATCAAATGGAGCGGAAATTTTCAACGAACTAAAAACAGCTTATGAAGCGGGTGACAAAAACAAAGTAATTGAGATTTACGAAAACTTACACCCCCAAAAGATTGGAGTTTCGGCCACTGAATCAGCTATTCAGCTAACTGAATATTTCCGCAAAACAGCCCGGCGAGTTAATGCAATCCTGAATAATACCCCAATTGAGGGATTAGACCAAAGGAAAAGGGAAATCTATTTGAAATTACCAGATGAATTCAAAACAGATACCGCCTTGAGGATAGCAGAACAATTTGAATACAGTGAAAGATCATTGAAATATTTTCTCAATGATCGAACATTTTTTGACCGGATCGAACATGGAAAATATAAAAAGAAATATTAAACACCCCTTGCACTTCTTGCACTTCTTGCACTTTGAGCGCAAAATGCAAATAATGCAAACAATGCAACCAGTTAAATGAAAACAGAATTCAAATATCAATTACAACCAGGCAGCAAAAAACACCTTTGCCCGGCGTGCGGAAAACAGCGATTTGTCCGCTACTTTGATAGCGAAACCGGCGAACTACTCCCGGAGCGTTTCGGACGTTGTGACCGGGAAATAAATTGTGGTTATCATTTGAACCCATACAAAGCCGGGTATTTGACCGACCAGGAACAAAGCCACTGGAACCCACCACCACCCCCAAAGCCACAGCCACCGACCTACATAAGCCAGAAACTATTCAGGCAGTCACTAAAGAACTACAACCAGAACAATTTTACCACCTGGTTAAGCTCACTGTTTGACCTGGCAACCGTGAACGAGCTTGTTAACCGCTACCATATCGGAACCAGTAAGCACTGGCCAGGCGCAACCGTATTTTGGCAGATTGATCAAAACGGAATGATCCACACCGGAAAAATTATGCTTTATGACCAGGCCACAGGCAAAAGGATCAAATTACCTTTTGCCCATATTACTTGGGTACACAAGGCCGCCAAATTGCAAAACTTCAATTTGAAACAATGCTACTTTGGTGAACACCTGCTGACAGTCAATAAATCAACACCCGCTGCAATTGTTGAAAGTGAAAAGACAGCCATTATTGCCAGTGTTTATCTACCTCAATTCACCTGGTTAGCCGTTGGCAGCTTAACCAATATCAATGCAGAAAAATTCAAACCGTTGGCCGGCGGCAAAGTGGTTTTGTGGCCTGATCTGAATTGTTTCGACCGATGGAGCAACAAAGCAAATGAACTTCTACGGGAATTCCCAGGAACCCGAATAACTGTTTCTGATCTATTGGAAAAGAATTGCACCCCAGGCGACCGGGCAAAAGGGTTAGACCTGGCTGATTATTTGATCAACTTTAACCCTCGATTATTCCAGGAACACAAAAAGACCCTTCCGGACCTGATACGGGAACAATGGCAGCAACTTAACCCAAAGAACTGGATTATTGCACCCGAAAAACATCCTGTCATAACAAGCTACAATTTGAGAATTTTAACCGAAGACCTCAACAGGGAAAACGGTTTACATATTACACCAAACCAGTATTTGCAGGAATTTTTAAACTTAAATTAATAATTTCAAAATCAAACCATTATGTTTAAATTAGTAAATGGTATCCAATACGATACCGTGAAAGCAGAAAAGATTTTAGAAGCAAACGGCCAATCCGGAAAACGGGCGCTATTGAAATTTAAAAACGGACGGTTTTTCATCCTCCAGGAAGACCCACCCAAACAATTTAAGATTTTGCCATGTAATCAGGGTGAAGCAATTGAATTTGTTGAAATCCACAGCAACACCATTTCCCAAACAAAATACCAGGAAATACTGAAAAAACATTTCGGTATTAAGCCGGAGCCCGGTAACGCTATTCCTTACGGATCGGTTGTAGTTTTCAAAGATTTTTTTGCAAACGCTCTTTATGCGAGTAATGGCAATTTTTACCTTCATTCAGCTTTGGATTTTCCGAAAAAAATAACCAAAACGGAGGCCTTGCAATGGATTGAGGATAACCAGGACGTAATACCAGAAAGCAACCTGAAAAAGATTATTGCTAACTTTTTTCCAACAACGCCAAAAGCGTAATTATTAACCAAATAAATTGAACTATTATGAAAGTATTGATTTTATCGAGAATTGAGGACTATTCAGTTAGGAGAATAGCCCACGAATTAAAAACACACAAAGAGAAACCAGAAGTTGAGATAATTTCACCGGTTGACCTCTTTTGCTACCTGTCAGCAACCAATAAAGGATTTGACAGGCTTTATCGAAAGTCCGGCGATGAAAGTATTCAAATCAAATCAAAAGAGTTTGATGCGCTAATTCCACGTATTGCCGGAACTGAAATTTTTCAGCATGGTTTGTACATTGTCAAACAGATAAATGAGAACATGCAAAAGTTTTCAACTGGCACGGAACCCGGCCTAAGAGCTTGCAGCGATAAGTTTCGGACATGCCAGATATTGAGCGCAAACCGTATCAGAATACCCAAACAGGTTATGAGTTTCAAACCAAAGGACTTTAAAGAAACGCTTGATCTTGTGGGCGGCCTGCCGGCAGTGGGTAAAACTTTGAACGGTTCCAAAGGCGATGGAGTTTTTTGGCTTGAGGGCGAACTGGCAGCAAGTACCACCCTTGCAGCTTTCTCAAAGCAGAATATTTCAATTGTTCTTAACCAGTACATTGATACCGGGCAACCAAAAGGAGATTTACGGGTTTTTGTAGTTGGAGCTGAAACAAAGGAGCCGAAAATATTTGCTTACAAAAAATTTACCCTGGACGGAGATTTTCGGGCAAATTACAGCAAATCAAAAGCAGGTGAAAAAGTTGAACTAACTGAAGAGGAGCGCCAAATGGCCATTGATTGTGCTAAAATATTCCGGCTTGGAGTTACCGGAGTTGATATAATGAGAGATGCAACCGACAACGGGAAACCCTATGTAATTGAATGCAATGGCTGCCCAGGATTGGGCGGAGTTGAGGAGGTTACCGGCGAAAATGTAGCGAAAGCAATCGCAGATTATGTACTCCAGAACTACAAAAAAGGAGGCAAACCATTAACTGCAACCCAATATTTTGACAAAGGAGATATTGGAGCAATGATGTTGGATTTTGATACCTTCATAAAGGAAAGAGGATTTTTAGAGAAATAGAAATTCATTCCTAAGAACATTTTAGAGGCCTCAATATTGAGGCCTTTTTTATTGGTTTTCAGTGCTTTCCGTCACAAATCCATTTTGAAAGATGAAAAGCAATTGCAATC of the Bacteroidales bacterium genome contains:
- a CDS encoding helix-turn-helix domain-containing protein yields the protein MENIEIISKLNSIESRQAKIETLLLSQKPVLTFEELAEYTGFSKSFLYKLSMESRIPGAYKPTGKQWFFERKAIDQWLLSNKETM
- a CDS encoding DUF3987 domain-containing protein; translated protein: MESILQEFDNSFPVAAFPDQIQWIIKATNESLKFPIDFVGCSMLFASAIAIGNTHRVKVMNNWTEGATLYIALVGRSGTNKTHPLKFGIEPILKKDSETHKEYCKAKAEYQGILNRAKVDGVEELPAKPFWKRIIISDFTPEALSEIHRFNLRGLGVYADELNQWVKNFNRYSTGSATEFWLSNFSGTPITIDRKNQDPILITKPSISVCGSIQPGILQELQRDNRAQNGFIDRILFALPETLQKHYWSENELSDSLTAYWNQVVNKLLNMPLRTDKSGDILPTTLEFSETAKDVLKAWQKRNTDIINDTYSDTLAGIYSKLEIYCIRFALIFELLQQATGVNEKENYAELDIQVLFRKASFKCHPDTSNLSNGAEIFNELKTAYEAGDKNKVIEIYENLHPQKIGVSATESAIQLTEYFRKTARRVNAILNNTPIEGLDQRKREIYLKLPDEFKTDTALRIAEQFEYSERSLKYFLNDRTFFDRIEHGKYKKKY
- a CDS encoding ATP-grasp domain-containing protein, whose amino-acid sequence is MKVLILSRIEDYSVRRIAHELKTHKEKPEVEIISPVDLFCYLSATNKGFDRLYRKSGDESIQIKSKEFDALIPRIAGTEIFQHGLYIVKQINENMQKFSTGTEPGLRACSDKFRTCQILSANRIRIPKQVMSFKPKDFKETLDLVGGLPAVGKTLNGSKGDGVFWLEGELAASTTLAAFSKQNISIVLNQYIDTGQPKGDLRVFVVGAETKEPKIFAYKKFTLDGDFRANYSKSKAGEKVELTEEERQMAIDCAKIFRLGVTGVDIMRDATDNGKPYVIECNGCPGLGGVEEVTGENVAKAIADYVLQNYKKGGKPLTATQYFDKGDIGAMMLDFDTFIKERGFLEK